The following coding sequences lie in one Prochlorococcus marinus XMU1411 genomic window:
- a CDS encoding 15,16-dihydrobiliverdin:ferredoxin oxidoreductase, which produces MFDSLVDFLKTNIDELNGHEVRISSEFKEHHNEDSQYIIKNWLFSSPEYRKWRITRLDGGKKLQVFNTVAYPNFDSELPILGADILWFGTSQKLLAILDYQPLIQESRYLEKYCSSLGSIKKKYSAFDNNKMKNIYDSKKYFSPWVIICRGNKLNLDRDLNNIFHLFVNNYLNIYKSNPVNQFLNAEEIKINQIKYDKYSFEKDPADKLFKSFFGEKWTKKFINKFLFTLNNEIIH; this is translated from the coding sequence ATGTTTGATTCATTAGTTGATTTCCTTAAAACCAATATTGATGAATTAAATGGACATGAAGTACGAATATCTAGTGAATTCAAAGAACATCACAATGAAGACTCACAATATATTATTAAAAATTGGCTTTTTTCATCTCCCGAATATAGAAAGTGGCGAATAACAAGATTAGATGGTGGCAAAAAACTGCAAGTGTTTAATACGGTCGCATATCCTAATTTTGATAGTGAATTGCCTATTTTAGGAGCTGATATTTTATGGTTTGGAACTTCTCAAAAGTTATTAGCAATACTTGATTATCAACCTTTAATTCAAGAAAGCAGATATCTTGAAAAATATTGTTCAAGTTTAGGTAGTATTAAGAAAAAATATTCTGCATTTGATAATAATAAAATGAAGAATATATATGATTCAAAAAAGTATTTTTCCCCATGGGTGATTATATGTAGGGGAAATAAATTAAATCTTGATAGAGATTTAAATAATATATTCCATTTATTTGTAAATAATTATTTGAACATCTATAAATCGAATCCTGTTAATCAATTTTTAAATGCAGAAGAAATAAAGATTAATCAAATTAAATATGATAAGTACAGTTTTGAAAAAGACCCAGCAGATAAATTGTTTAAATCTTTTTTTGGAGAAAAATGGACAAAAAAATTTATCAATAAATTTCTGTTTACATTAAACAATGAGATTATTCATTGA
- a CDS encoding galactose mutarotase, whose product MKLELSNKDQGIFVFQLDKNNYIKFCPERGGVITNWVSDGNEILYFDETRFMDKTKSIRGGIPILFPICGNLNTSSSVFGNGYLQLPQHGFARDLQWQYSFHENEKFLCLFLNASKQTKKYYPFDFELKIEVILKINFLEFEITIQNKTDFAMPINFGLHPYFNVSDFKNLEFVDNPLNCQDQERNTISNTLDELNKINLGVDLLMYTSGRSSFRDKIFKREVTLNHPYPFDLGVIWSDPPRRMICLEPWTSPRNSFVDGFRNIMIPSNDSKRLNASIQIKSLK is encoded by the coding sequence GTGAAGCTTGAATTATCTAATAAGGATCAAGGAATTTTTGTCTTTCAATTAGATAAAAATAATTACATTAAATTTTGTCCTGAAAGAGGAGGCGTTATTACAAATTGGGTTTCGGATGGTAATGAAATCCTTTATTTCGATGAAACAAGATTTATGGACAAGACAAAAAGTATTAGAGGAGGTATTCCAATCTTGTTTCCAATTTGTGGGAATCTTAATACCTCTAGTTCAGTATTTGGAAATGGTTATTTGCAATTACCACAACATGGTTTCGCTAGGGATTTGCAATGGCAATACTCCTTCCATGAAAATGAAAAATTTTTATGCTTATTCTTAAATGCATCTAAACAAACCAAAAAATATTATCCTTTTGATTTCGAACTAAAAATAGAAGTTATTTTAAAAATTAACTTTTTAGAATTTGAAATTACAATCCAGAACAAAACAGATTTTGCTATGCCTATAAATTTTGGTTTGCATCCTTATTTTAATGTTTCAGATTTCAAAAATTTAGAGTTTGTTGATAATCCACTTAATTGTCAGGATCAAGAAAGAAATACTATAAGTAATACTTTGGATGAATTAAACAAAATTAATTTAGGAGTTGATCTTCTTATGTATACTTCCGGTAGAAGCTCTTTTAGAGATAAGATTTTTAAAAGAGAGGTAACTTTAAATCATCCATATCCTTTTGATTTAGGCGTTATTTGGAGTGATCCTCCAAGAAGAATGATATGTCTCGAACCTTGGACTAGTCCCCGTAATTCTTTTGTTGATGGATTCAGAAACATTATGATTCCTTCAAATGATAGTAAAAGGTTAAATGCTTCAATACAAATAAAATCACTTAAGTAA
- a CDS encoding cation:proton antiporter, which yields MYSLLAELSAHDLEVAETLIGVIRFLLIFLAARALAEVLVRLSLPTIVGELLAGVVIGASGFHLLIPPSAGTELNEGLVNVISSLASIPPEAVPEVYFESFPSLQAVATLGLYALLFLTGLESELEELVAVGAQAFTVAMAGVILPFAFGTLGLMFIFQVDLIPAVFAGASMTATSIGITASVFGELGYLKTREGQIVIGAAVLDDILGIVILAVVVALAAGGTLEIAPIVKLVAAAVVFVIAAIALSRTAAPGFDWLLDRLKAPGAVVVASFVILVLCCFVATAIGLEAALGAFAAGLILSSSKNNHAIQQSVLPLVSLFATIFFVLVGAGMDLSVINPLDPTSRSALVVAGFLLVVAIIGKIAAGWVFSSDKPTNRLVVGLGMMPRGEVGLIFLGLGTSAKLLTPSLEAAILLMVIGTTFLAPVLLRIVLKDKPPNDGNKISDDVAADPVGLL from the coding sequence ATGTATTCTTTACTTGCTGAATTAAGTGCACATGATTTAGAAGTTGCTGAAACTTTGATAGGAGTTATAAGGTTTCTCCTGATATTTTTAGCTGCAAGAGCATTAGCAGAAGTATTAGTAAGGCTAAGTTTACCAACGATAGTTGGTGAGCTGCTCGCAGGGGTTGTAATAGGGGCATCAGGATTCCATTTGTTGATACCGCCCTCGGCAGGAACCGAACTAAATGAAGGACTTGTAAATGTTATTAGCTCGTTGGCGTCAATCCCCCCAGAAGCAGTACCTGAAGTTTATTTCGAAAGTTTTCCATCCCTCCAAGCAGTAGCAACTCTCGGCTTATATGCTCTTTTATTTTTAACAGGATTAGAAAGTGAGTTAGAGGAATTAGTAGCTGTAGGAGCTCAAGCTTTTACAGTTGCTATGGCTGGTGTAATTTTACCTTTTGCCTTTGGAACTCTCGGATTAATGTTTATTTTCCAGGTAGATCTAATTCCAGCAGTTTTTGCTGGAGCATCTATGACAGCAACAAGTATAGGAATTACTGCTAGTGTTTTTGGTGAGTTGGGATATTTAAAAACCAGAGAGGGACAGATTGTTATTGGTGCAGCAGTACTAGACGATATTTTGGGAATTGTAATTTTGGCTGTTGTTGTGGCTCTTGCTGCAGGAGGTACTTTAGAAATTGCTCCTATTGTTAAATTAGTTGCTGCAGCTGTAGTATTTGTTATTGCTGCTATCGCATTAAGTAGAACAGCAGCCCCAGGGTTTGATTGGTTATTAGATAGATTAAAGGCTCCTGGAGCCGTAGTGGTAGCTTCTTTTGTGATACTTGTGCTGTGTTGTTTTGTCGCAACAGCTATTGGATTGGAAGCAGCTTTAGGTGCTTTTGCAGCAGGACTAATTCTTAGTAGTTCTAAAAATAATCACGCAATCCAACAATCCGTTTTACCTTTAGTATCCTTATTCGCAACTATTTTCTTCGTATTAGTAGGAGCTGGAATGGATTTATCAGTTATCAATCCACTTGATCCAACAAGTAGGTCAGCTCTTGTAGTTGCAGGATTTTTATTAGTTGTAGCAATTATTGGAAAAATTGCTGCAGGATGGGTATTTTCGAGTGATAAACCTACTAATAGATTAGTTGTAGGTTTGGGCATGATGCCTAGAGGAGAGGTTGGTTTGATTTTCCTTGGGCTAGGAACAAGCGCTAAGTTGTTAACTCCTTCTCTTGAAGCAGCTATTTTATTAATGGTTATAGGAACTACATTTCTTGCACCTGTTCTCTTGAGAATTGTTCTAAAAGATAAGCCACCAAATGATGGCAATAAAATTTCAGATGATGTTGCAGCTGATCCTGTAGGTCTTCTTTAG
- a CDS encoding ribonuclease III family protein, giving the protein MTNILNTKRINQITTFLKSLNIKSKRFSEIIRTQNISMIQNFNKAFIHSSEDKIINYEKLEFFGDAVLRLAASNFIEKKYPQMSVGERSELRAQIVSDQWLTKLGGEIGIEKLIIKGPKALGDENSKNTIIGEATEALIGAVYKCFDSIQEVNLWLDDIWEEDSEIFLKAPYKFKSKTVLQEWCQSKGFDLPVYEIIEVSKKNGDPKRFSCDIFIEGLKKSSAYGKSHKQAETNAARVLIEKFITMGKI; this is encoded by the coding sequence ATGACAAATATACTTAACACAAAGAGAATTAATCAAATAACTACTTTTTTAAAGTCTTTAAATATTAAATCAAAAAGATTTTCTGAAATAATTAGAACACAAAATATTTCAATGATTCAAAATTTTAATAAAGCATTTATCCATTCCTCAGAGGACAAAATAATAAATTACGAAAAACTGGAATTTTTCGGAGATGCTGTACTTAGATTAGCTGCTTCTAATTTTATTGAAAAAAAATATCCTCAAATGAGTGTAGGAGAAAGATCAGAGCTAAGAGCACAAATTGTAAGTGATCAATGGTTAACTAAATTAGGGGGAGAAATTGGTATAGAGAAATTAATAATTAAAGGACCTAAAGCTCTTGGTGATGAAAATTCAAAAAATACTATAATTGGTGAAGCTACAGAAGCTTTAATCGGTGCTGTTTACAAGTGCTTTGATTCAATTCAGGAAGTAAATCTATGGTTAGATGATATTTGGGAGGAAGATTCAGAAATATTTTTAAAAGCTCCATATAAATTCAAATCTAAGACAGTATTGCAAGAATGGTGTCAAAGTAAAGGTTTTGATTTGCCAGTTTATGAAATAATTGAAGTCTCAAAGAAAAATGGGGATCCCAAGAGATTTTCTTGCGATATATTTATCGAAGGATTAAAAAAATCATCTGCATATGGCAAATCTCATAAACAAGCAGAAACAAATGCAGCTAGAGTTTTGATAGAAAAATTTATTACTATGGGTAAAATTTAA
- a CDS encoding alpha/beta fold hydrolase — protein MEKSALIDSDVNYDWNFLNYPIHTISAKPEQTSKECAILLIHGFGASTDHWRFNIPILSSKYEVHAMDLLGFGKSPKPQDVEYSGSLWKDQVVAYVQEKIKKPTVVVGNSLGGYAALAAGAELNDLNAGVILLNAAGYFSEEKTIKKNMLQTSIETVAGIFLKNIILQRLIFENMRNPKNIKKTLNQVYVDKKNVDDFLVESIRKPSLDFGAFNVFRSVFNPSGPQGLPLDKLFAKLNAPLLLLWGGKDPWMNTPKKRNLYKKFTPKNTKEIILDAGHCPHDEIPELVNQHILDWVDSL, from the coding sequence ATGGAAAAATCAGCTCTGATAGATAGCGATGTAAATTATGACTGGAATTTTTTAAATTACCCAATACATACTATTTCTGCTAAGCCTGAGCAAACATCAAAAGAATGTGCAATTTTATTAATTCATGGTTTTGGGGCATCTACGGATCACTGGAGATTCAATATCCCTATTTTGAGTAGCAAATATGAAGTTCATGCGATGGATCTTCTCGGTTTTGGAAAAAGTCCTAAGCCCCAAGATGTTGAATACTCAGGATCTTTATGGAAGGATCAGGTTGTTGCTTATGTACAAGAGAAAATAAAAAAACCCACAGTTGTTGTTGGAAATTCATTAGGTGGTTATGCAGCATTAGCAGCTGGTGCAGAATTAAATGATCTAAATGCAGGAGTGATATTACTGAATGCTGCAGGATATTTTAGTGAAGAAAAAACTATCAAAAAGAATATGTTGCAAACTTCAATTGAAACAGTTGCCGGCATATTTTTGAAAAATATTATTCTTCAACGTTTGATTTTTGAAAATATGAGAAATCCAAAAAATATTAAAAAAACTTTGAATCAAGTTTATGTTGATAAAAAAAATGTTGATGATTTTTTAGTTGAGTCAATAAGGAAGCCTTCATTAGATTTCGGAGCTTTTAATGTTTTTAGAAGTGTATTTAACCCGTCAGGTCCTCAGGGATTGCCGTTGGATAAGCTATTCGCAAAACTAAATGCACCATTATTACTTCTTTGGGGAGGGAAAGATCCATGGATGAACACTCCAAAAAAAAGAAATCTATATAAAAAATTTACACCAAAGAATACAAAAGAAATTATTCTTGATGCAGGACATTGCCCTCATGATGAGATACCTGAATTAGTTAATCAGCATATTTTGGATTGGGTTGATTCTCTTTAA
- a CDS encoding four-carbon acid sugar kinase family protein yields the protein MKFVVIDDDPTGSQTVHDCLLLLKWDCSTLVKGFESKSNLFFILANTRSLSENDAKLTIEEICKNLKTVITSQAYEEEIIFISRGDSTLRGHNFLEPIALNSCLGPFDATFHIPAFIEGKRLTINGSHFVDKTPISETIFATDKIFGYETSNVKSLLFQQSKSQINFEDIQNLLLSDIEMLNDKENNIVFNTLKNLKNNKHVVVDVENYSQLKKFSLVIKKLIKQKKFLFRTAASFISSISEKKSVSQSEIFFSNLRTRKKEKSFLPGLIIVGSYVELSTIQLNNLLEISNCNPIELDVFEFFKINSSDNNQKRRNFFKNKLLKEIRFSFEKGKTPVLFTSRKFMSLDASELFNFYNLLACFIAELVADLKYEIGYLISKGGITTNLILSKGLNADYVYLEGQILTGISVVTYNLKNGAKLPIVTHPGNIGTKDSLVNIWKVFENKNNF from the coding sequence ATGAAATTTGTCGTTATAGATGATGATCCCACAGGCTCTCAAACTGTTCACGATTGCTTATTACTGCTTAAGTGGGACTGCTCAACTTTAGTCAAAGGTTTTGAATCTAAATCTAATTTATTTTTTATTTTGGCTAACACAAGGTCACTATCAGAAAATGATGCGAAATTAACAATAGAGGAAATTTGCAAAAATCTTAAGACTGTAATTACTTCTCAAGCCTATGAAGAAGAAATTATTTTTATAAGTAGAGGAGACTCTACTCTTCGAGGACATAACTTTTTAGAGCCAATTGCTCTAAATAGTTGCTTAGGTCCTTTCGATGCTACTTTTCATATTCCAGCTTTCATTGAGGGTAAAAGATTAACAATTAATGGATCTCATTTTGTTGATAAAACTCCTATTAGTGAAACAATTTTTGCAACAGATAAAATTTTTGGATATGAGACAAGTAATGTCAAGAGTCTTTTATTTCAGCAGAGTAAATCGCAAATAAATTTTGAAGATATTCAAAATCTCTTATTGTCAGATATCGAAATGCTAAATGATAAAGAAAATAATATTGTTTTTAACACACTAAAGAACTTGAAGAATAATAAACATGTAGTTGTAGATGTAGAAAATTATTCTCAACTAAAAAAATTTTCTTTAGTAATTAAAAAATTAATTAAACAAAAAAAATTCCTTTTTCGAACTGCAGCAAGTTTTATAAGTTCAATTTCTGAAAAAAAAAGTGTCTCACAGAGTGAAATATTTTTCTCTAATTTAAGAACAAGAAAGAAAGAAAAGAGTTTTCTTCCAGGACTGATAATTGTTGGATCTTATGTAGAACTTTCAACAATACAATTGAATAATTTATTAGAGATAAGTAATTGCAATCCAATTGAATTAGATGTTTTTGAATTCTTTAAAATTAATTCATCAGATAATAATCAGAAGCGAAGGAATTTTTTTAAAAATAAATTGTTGAAAGAAATTAGATTTTCTTTTGAGAAAGGAAAAACTCCTGTTTTGTTTACTTCAAGAAAATTTATGTCTTTAGATGCTTCTGAACTATTTAATTTTTATAATTTACTTGCTTGTTTTATTGCTGAATTAGTCGCAGATTTGAAGTATGAAATAGGATATTTGATTTCAAAAGGTGGAATAACAACAAATTTGATTCTTAGTAAAGGGCTTAATGCAGATTATGTTTATCTTGAAGGACAGATTTTAACTGGCATTTCAGTGGTGACTTACAATCTAAAAAATGGCGCAAAACTTCCAATTGTTACTCATCCTGGAAACATTGGCACTAAAGATTCACTGGTTAATATTTGGAAAGTTTTTGAAAATAAAAATAATTTTTAA
- a CDS encoding heme oxygenase (biliverdin-producing): MAVALAGQLREGTKKSHTMAENTGFVACFLKGVVEKKSYRKLISDLYFVYEAMEEEIERLVNEEHPVIKPIGFKSLFRKETLVNDLKFYFGENWKNEINISHSAKEYVERIREVAKNSPELLVGHHYTRYIGDLSGGQILKRIAKKALNLQGNDGLNFYEFELIADEKKFKEEYSLTLNQLPINQTMADQIIDEANQAFTYNMKMFKELEGNLIAVLGKIVFNYITKKVRKGSTET; the protein is encoded by the coding sequence ATGGCAGTTGCTCTTGCAGGACAATTAAGAGAAGGGACAAAAAAATCCCATACTATGGCAGAAAATACTGGCTTTGTAGCTTGTTTTTTAAAAGGAGTTGTTGAAAAAAAATCTTATAGAAAATTAATTAGTGATTTATATTTTGTTTATGAAGCTATGGAAGAAGAAATTGAAAGACTGGTCAATGAGGAACATCCCGTAATAAAACCTATAGGTTTTAAATCATTATTCAGGAAAGAAACTCTTGTAAATGATCTTAAATTTTATTTTGGTGAAAACTGGAAGAATGAAATTAATATTTCTCACTCAGCAAAAGAATATGTTGAAAGAATCCGAGAGGTCGCTAAAAATTCACCAGAGCTCTTAGTTGGTCACCACTATACTCGCTATATAGGAGATTTATCTGGGGGGCAAATCTTAAAAAGGATCGCTAAAAAAGCATTAAATTTGCAGGGAAATGATGGTTTAAATTTTTATGAGTTTGAGTTAATTGCTGATGAAAAGAAATTTAAGGAAGAATATTCCCTTACTTTGAATCAACTTCCAATAAATCAAACGATGGCTGATCAAATTATTGATGAAGCTAATCAAGCTTTTACTTACAATATGAAAATGTTTAAGGAGCTTGAAGGTAACTTGATTGCTGTTTTAGGCAAGATTGTATTCAATTACATTACAAAAAAAGTTAGGAAAGGAAGTACCGAGACCTAA
- a CDS encoding NADP-dependent isocitrate dehydrogenase gives MPKFEKLSLPNEGEIITFNQGKPNVPNNPIVPFIRGDGTGVDIWPATQIVLDSAIKKSYGDERKINWFKVYAGDEACELYGTYNYLPQDTIEAIKHFGVAIKGPLTTPIGGGIRSLNVALRQIFDLYSCVRPCKYYSGTPSPHKNPQNLDVIVYRENTEDIYMGIEWEAEDNNCLELINHLNNVVIPKSKNLKNRSIPNGSGIGIKPVSKSGSQRHIRKAIEHAKRLSGDKRHVTLVHKGNIMKYTEGAFRDWGYELAVNEFRDDCITERESWILDNIQKNPEITIENNARKIEPGFDKLTNNKKAFICEEIKEVIASISNSHGNGKWKKLILVDDRIADSIFQQIQTRPQEYSILATLNLNGDYVSDAAAAIVGGLGMAPGANIGDNAAIFEATHGTAPKHAGLNKINPGSVILSGVMMLEYFGWDEAANLITNGLSKAIEQKKVTYDLARLMVPKVEPLSCSSFAEEIISNF, from the coding sequence ATGCCAAAATTTGAAAAATTAAGTTTACCTAATGAAGGAGAGATAATAACTTTTAATCAAGGCAAACCTAATGTTCCTAATAATCCAATTGTCCCATTTATTAGGGGTGATGGTACTGGAGTTGATATTTGGCCTGCAACTCAAATCGTTCTTGATTCAGCTATTAAAAAAAGCTATGGAGATGAAAGAAAAATTAATTGGTTTAAAGTCTATGCAGGCGATGAAGCTTGTGAACTTTATGGAACATATAACTACCTCCCTCAAGATACTATTGAAGCAATCAAACACTTTGGTGTAGCCATTAAAGGTCCTTTAACGACTCCCATCGGTGGAGGCATTAGATCTCTTAATGTTGCATTAAGGCAAATATTTGATTTATACAGCTGTGTTAGACCATGCAAATATTATTCAGGAACTCCAAGCCCTCACAAAAATCCCCAAAATTTAGACGTTATTGTTTATAGAGAAAATACTGAAGATATCTATATGGGAATTGAATGGGAAGCGGAGGATAATAATTGTCTTGAATTAATTAATCACTTAAATAACGTTGTCATACCAAAAAGTAAAAATTTAAAAAATAGATCTATACCTAATGGATCAGGTATTGGAATAAAACCAGTGAGTAAATCTGGTAGCCAAAGGCATATTAGAAAAGCTATTGAACATGCCAAAAGATTATCAGGAGATAAAAGGCATGTGACTCTTGTACATAAAGGGAATATTATGAAGTATACAGAAGGTGCATTTAGAGATTGGGGATATGAATTAGCAGTAAATGAATTTAGAGATGATTGCATTACAGAAAGAGAAAGCTGGATTTTAGATAATATTCAGAAAAATCCAGAAATTACAATTGAAAATAATGCTCGAAAAATTGAACCAGGTTTTGACAAGCTTACAAATAACAAAAAAGCATTCATTTGCGAAGAAATTAAAGAAGTTATTGCATCAATATCAAATTCTCATGGAAATGGAAAATGGAAAAAACTTATTCTTGTTGATGATCGGATAGCTGATAGTATATTTCAACAAATTCAAACTAGACCTCAAGAATATTCAATTCTTGCAACCTTAAATCTCAATGGAGACTATGTTTCTGATGCAGCTGCAGCAATTGTTGGTGGTCTAGGTATGGCTCCTGGCGCAAATATTGGAGATAATGCAGCAATTTTCGAAGCTACGCACGGTACTGCGCCAAAACATGCAGGCTTAAATAAGATTAATCCAGGCTCAGTAATTCTTAGTGGTGTAATGATGCTTGAATATTTTGGTTGGGATGAGGCAGCTAACTTAATTACTAATGGTTTAAGTAAGGCAATAGAGCAAAAAAAAGTCACTTATGATCTAGCACGCTTAATGGTACCAAAAGTAGAACCCTTATCCTGCAGCAGTTTTGCTGAAGAAATTATCTCAAATTTCTAA
- a CDS encoding glycogen/starch/alpha-glucan phosphorylase translates to MANPMNSNEPFDLRLPTPGCYLDPEKAGMDSDAVFQGMTAHLFYTLGKLATSASPHDLYMALSYAVKDRLMTRYLASQELIRKKPQKTVAYLSAEFLIGPQLSNNLLNLGITQEAEDALKRFGIESLSTILEVEEEPGLGNGGLGRLAACYMESLASLQVPAVGYGIRYEFGIFNQLIRDGWQVEVTDKWLKGGWPWELPQPDESCFVGFGGRTESYRDDKGNYRSRWIPSEHAIGVPHDVPVLGYRVNTCDRLRLWRADATESFDFYAFNIGDYYGAVEEKVASETLSKVLYPNDGTDEGRRLRLKQQHFFVSCSLQDMLRSLEKRSIPITEFPEHWTVQLNDTHPAIAVAELMRLLIDQYQIGWDKAWNITTSSVAYTNHTLLPEALEKWDLSLFNDLLPRHLEIIYEINWRFLQQLRLRYPGDDKILQKLSIIDEEGSKSVRMAHLATIGAHHINGVAALHSDLIKRQLLPEFAALWPEKFTNVTNGVTPRRWVALSNPSLSNLLEEEVGPNWITNMELLKKLEEKKDDNNFLQKFEETKLNGKRKLASFIHSKTGILVDPSSLFDVQVKRIHQYKRQHLNALQIIAQYLRIKNGKNKYEVPRTIIFGGKAAPGYFMAKLMIRFINGIADVVNSDPDMDGLLRVVFLPDYNVKLGEIVYPATDLSEQISTAGKEASGTGNMKFAMNGALTIGTLDGANVELRDLVKKENFFLFGKTESEIMDLKNNNYSPKTFIDQCPELKEVIRLIEIGHFSNGDKELFKPLLNSLTGYDPFFVMADFEDYLNKQDEVSNCWNNKKSWNKMALLNTARSGYFSSDRSIREYCKSIWKVFPMPVEITCDVEELTN, encoded by the coding sequence ATGGCTAATCCAATGAATTCCAACGAACCCTTCGATCTACGCTTGCCTACACCTGGCTGCTATTTAGATCCTGAGAAAGCTGGCATGGATTCAGATGCTGTTTTTCAAGGAATGACAGCTCATCTTTTCTACACTCTTGGAAAGTTAGCAACTTCTGCAAGTCCTCACGATTTGTATATGGCCTTGAGTTACGCAGTTAAAGATAGGCTAATGACAAGGTATTTAGCCAGCCAAGAATTAATAAGAAAAAAACCACAAAAAACTGTAGCTTACTTATCAGCAGAATTCTTAATAGGACCTCAATTAAGTAATAACCTTCTTAATCTAGGCATAACTCAAGAGGCAGAAGATGCTTTAAAAAGATTTGGTATTGAATCTTTATCAACAATCCTTGAAGTAGAGGAGGAGCCTGGATTAGGTAATGGTGGTCTTGGCCGACTTGCGGCATGTTATATGGAATCATTAGCATCTCTACAAGTACCAGCAGTTGGTTATGGTATTCGCTACGAATTTGGCATATTTAATCAATTAATTAGAGATGGATGGCAAGTTGAAGTTACTGACAAATGGCTAAAAGGTGGATGGCCTTGGGAACTCCCACAACCTGATGAATCATGTTTTGTTGGTTTTGGAGGAAGAACTGAAAGTTATAGAGACGACAAAGGAAATTACAGATCAAGATGGATACCTTCTGAACATGCAATAGGTGTTCCCCATGATGTTCCAGTCTTAGGATACAGAGTAAATACATGTGACAGATTAAGATTATGGAGAGCTGATGCAACAGAAAGTTTTGATTTTTATGCTTTCAATATTGGTGATTACTATGGAGCAGTAGAAGAAAAAGTTGCATCTGAAACTCTTTCAAAAGTTCTGTATCCAAATGATGGAACTGACGAAGGCAGAAGATTAAGACTCAAACAACAACACTTTTTTGTAAGTTGTTCTCTTCAGGATATGCTTAGAAGCCTTGAAAAAAGATCAATACCAATAACAGAATTCCCTGAGCATTGGACAGTCCAATTAAACGATACTCATCCTGCTATTGCAGTTGCAGAATTAATGAGACTTCTAATTGACCAATATCAAATAGGTTGGGATAAAGCCTGGAATATAACAACTTCCTCAGTTGCTTATACCAACCACACATTACTACCAGAAGCTTTAGAAAAATGGGATTTAAGTTTATTTAATGATCTTCTTCCTCGTCATCTAGAAATTATTTATGAAATTAATTGGAGATTCCTACAACAATTAAGACTACGTTATCCAGGTGATGACAAAATCCTTCAAAAACTCTCAATAATTGATGAAGAAGGCTCAAAATCAGTTCGTATGGCTCACTTAGCTACAATCGGGGCGCATCATATAAATGGTGTCGCAGCTCTTCACTCAGATCTAATTAAAAGACAACTTCTTCCAGAATTCGCAGCTCTATGGCCTGAAAAATTTACAAATGTAACTAACGGGGTTACTCCAAGAAGATGGGTTGCACTATCTAATCCATCTTTATCTAACCTTCTTGAAGAAGAAGTTGGTCCTAATTGGATAACAAATATGGAACTTCTTAAGAAGTTAGAAGAAAAAAAAGATGACAACAATTTTTTACAAAAATTTGAGGAAACCAAATTAAATGGCAAAAGAAAATTAGCTAGTTTTATCCATTCGAAAACTGGAATACTCGTAGACCCATCAAGTTTATTTGATGTTCAGGTAAAAAGAATTCATCAATATAAAAGACAACATTTAAACGCACTACAAATTATTGCTCAATATCTAAGAATCAAAAATGGTAAAAATAAGTATGAAGTCCCAAGAACAATAATATTTGGAGGTAAAGCTGCGCCAGGTTACTTTATGGCAAAGCTAATGATTCGATTCATTAATGGTATTGCTGACGTAGTTAATTCTGATCCAGATATGGATGGTTTATTAAGGGTTGTATTTCTACCAGATTACAACGTAAAACTTGGTGAAATAGTTTATCCCGCAACGGATCTTTCAGAACAAATTTCAACTGCTGGTAAAGAAGCCTCTGGAACTGGAAATATGAAGTTTGCTATGAATGGAGCTTTAACTATTGGAACCTTAGATGGAGCTAATGTGGAATTAAGAGATCTTGTAAAAAAAGAGAATTTCTTTCTTTTTGGTAAAACTGAAAGCGAAATTATGGATTTAAAAAATAATAATTACTCCCCAAAAACTTTTATTGATCAATGCCCAGAGCTTAAAGAGGTAATACGCCTAATCGAAATTGGGCACTTTAGTAATGGGGATAAAGAATTATTTAAACCTTTACTAAATAGCTTAACTGGATATGACCCATTTTTTGTTATGGCTGACTTTGAAGACTACTTAAATAAACAGGATGAAGTCAGTAACTGCTGGAATAATAAAAAATCCTGGAACAAAATGGCATTATTAAATACTGCTAGGTCAGGATATTTTTCTTCAGATAGATCTATTAGAGAATACTGCAAATCTATTTGGAAGGTATTTCCAATGCCTGTAGAAATTACTTGTGATGTCGAAGAATTAACTAATTAA